Proteins encoded together in one Miscanthus floridulus cultivar M001 chromosome 16, ASM1932011v1, whole genome shotgun sequence window:
- the LOC136511475 gene encoding ribonuclease MRP protein subunit POP4-like isoform X4, translating into MRGDRDSNPGPSGHRRIWYWLPKGSMSTISDQKKRTLEALQQQYTAAKAKKLQDEQVKSQKKSNFNTPKPKLDAPRKGKAPEITPHQTYAQPSPHKGVAFSSSNRQQKPSASSGNLPTSLSMCAHGSSVWLCTCATNTLNFVGEEINPVYAELSSAFHDNLSKDGVSDLDGTEVVHSVIYDIIQKGGDAGKITKGAKKLKLEKGILLDNYVQRGPRLVDAQARSLLIHSKRSKRHMSLKQHKKCGSFDLDGTFHKYDFYKPMHEMWKDYIRGLMKVTPKKKLSENLLSADLHGALLIVAECKAASYQGVNGIMIRDTAETFGIISEDNRFRVVPKAGSVFILQADCWKVTLIGDKLSPREKLKEDQRQHRGQSQIR; encoded by the exons TATCTGGTATTGGCTTCCTAAAGGATCAATGTCGACTATCTCTGATCAGAAGAAACGCACGTTGGAAGCCCTTCAGCAACAGTATACTGCTGCAAAAGCTAAGAAATTGCAAGATGAACAGGTTAAGAGTCAGAAGAAGAGCAATTTTAATACCCCTAAGCCTAAACTTGATGCACCAAGGAAAGGCAAAGCTCCAGAAATCACTCCTCATCAAACATATGCCCAGCCTTCTCCTCATAAAG GTGTAGCATTTTCCAGTTCTAATCGTCAACAAAAGCCTTCCGCGTCCTCAGGTAACCTCCCTACCTCTCTCTCTATGTGTGCACATGGATCAAGTGTATGGCTGTGTACCTGTGCAACAAATACTTTGAACTTTGTAGGTGAAGAAATCAATCCTGTGTATGCCGAACTTTCTTCTGCCTTTCATGACAATTTGTCCAAAGATGGCGTCTCG GATTTGGATGGCACAGAGGTTGTTCACAGTGTTATATATGACATAATTCAGAAAGGCGGAGATGCTGGGAAAATTACAAAGGGAGCCAAAAAGTTGAAGCTGGAAAAAGGGATCCTTTTGGATAATTATGTTCAGAGGGGTCCTAGATTAGTGGATGCCCAAGCAAGATCTTTGCTGATTCATTCAAAGCGATCAAAAAGGCACATGTCTCTGAAACAACATAAGAAATGTGGTTCATTTGATTTAGATGGTACATTCCACAA GTATGACTTCTATAAACCAATGCATGAGATGTGGAAGGACTATATCAGAGGGCTTATGAAAGTAACCCC GAAAAAGAAATTGTCTGAAAACCTCCTTTCAGCAGATCTTCATGGGGCCCTTCTAATAG TCGCAGAATGCAAAGCTGCTTCATATCAAGGTGTAAACGGCATCATGATTCGGGATACTGCAGAGACATTTGGAATTATATCCGAGGACAACCGCTTCCGAG TTGTACCAAAAGCTGGTTCAGTTTTCATACTTCAAGCAGACTGCTGGAAGGTCACACTGATCGGCGACAAGCTCTCGCCCAGGGAGAAGTTGAAGGAGGACCAGCGCCAACACCGTGGGCAATCGCAAATCAGATAG
- the LOC136511475 gene encoding ribonuclease MRP protein subunit POP4-like isoform X2 yields MYETMIICQLSCWVSVKVCAMHLQTHWTVCHTFKPTAHLLSFFLCGSAASPPTRLPPHARTNAASCVRPTPPHPAKAPTLAPQSPTLLPLTTATPAAGPSLRRSGDAGRHDKQQRHQAAGGGGLGPGDLGQPAPQLGSSIWYWLPKGSMSTISDQKKRTLEALQQQYTAAKAKKLQDEQVKSQKKSNFNTPKPKLDAPRKGKAPEITPHQTYAQPSPHKGVAFSSSNRQQKPSASSGNLPTSLSMCAHGSSVWLCTCATNTLNFVGEEINPVYAELSSAFHDNLSKDGVSDLDGTEVVHSVIYDIIQKGGDAGKITKGAKKLKLEKGILLDNYVQRGPRLVDAQARSLLIHSKRSKRHMSLKQHKKCGSFDLDGTFHKYDFYKPMHEMWKDYIRGLMKVTPKKKLSENLLSADLHGALLIECKAASYQGVNGIMIRDTAETFGIISEDNRFRVVPKAGSVFILQADCWKVTLIGDKLSPREKLKEDQRQHRGQSQIR; encoded by the exons ATGTATGAGACTATGATCATTTGCCAGTTGTCTTGTTGGGTGTCAGTTAAGGTGTGTGCTATGCACTTGCAAACACACTGGACGGTTTGTCACACTTTTAAG CCCACAGcccaccttctttctttcttcctgtGCGGGAGTGCGGCATCTCCCCCGACGCGACTCCCACCCCACGCGCGAACCAACGCCGCTTCCTGCGTCCGCCCGACGCCGCCGCATCCTGCCAAGGCGCCAACCCTAGCTCCCCAGTCCCCAACTCTGCTCCCACTCACCACGGCCACCCCGGCCGCCGGGCCGTCGCTGCGAAGATCTGGCGATGCCGGCCGCCACGACAAGCAGCAGCGACACCAGGCCGCAGGGGGCGGTGGCCTGGGCCCTGGGGACCTAGGCCAGCCAGCGCCGCAGCTAGGTAGTAG TATCTGGTATTGGCTTCCTAAAGGATCAATGTCGACTATCTCTGATCAGAAGAAACGCACGTTGGAAGCCCTTCAGCAACAGTATACTGCTGCAAAAGCTAAGAAATTGCAAGATGAACAGGTTAAGAGTCAGAAGAAGAGCAATTTTAATACCCCTAAGCCTAAACTTGATGCACCAAGGAAAGGCAAAGCTCCAGAAATCACTCCTCATCAAACATATGCCCAGCCTTCTCCTCATAAAG GTGTAGCATTTTCCAGTTCTAATCGTCAACAAAAGCCTTCCGCGTCCTCAGGTAACCTCCCTACCTCTCTCTCTATGTGTGCACATGGATCAAGTGTATGGCTGTGTACCTGTGCAACAAATACTTTGAACTTTGTAGGTGAAGAAATCAATCCTGTGTATGCCGAACTTTCTTCTGCCTTTCATGACAATTTGTCCAAAGATGGCGTCTCG GATTTGGATGGCACAGAGGTTGTTCACAGTGTTATATATGACATAATTCAGAAAGGCGGAGATGCTGGGAAAATTACAAAGGGAGCCAAAAAGTTGAAGCTGGAAAAAGGGATCCTTTTGGATAATTATGTTCAGAGGGGTCCTAGATTAGTGGATGCCCAAGCAAGATCTTTGCTGATTCATTCAAAGCGATCAAAAAGGCACATGTCTCTGAAACAACATAAGAAATGTGGTTCATTTGATTTAGATGGTACATTCCACAA GTATGACTTCTATAAACCAATGCATGAGATGTGGAAGGACTATATCAGAGGGCTTATGAAAGTAACCCC GAAAAAGAAATTGTCTGAAAACCTCCTTTCAGCAGATCTTCATGGGGCCCTTCTAATAG AATGCAAAGCTGCTTCATATCAAGGTGTAAACGGCATCATGATTCGGGATACTGCAGAGACATTTGGAATTATATCCGAGGACAACCGCTTCCGAG TTGTACCAAAAGCTGGTTCAGTTTTCATACTTCAAGCAGACTGCTGGAAGGTCACACTGATCGGCGACAAGCTCTCGCCCAGGGAGAAGTTGAAGGAGGACCAGCGCCAACACCGTGGGCAATCGCAAATCAGATAG
- the LOC136511475 gene encoding ribonuclease MRP protein subunit POP4-like isoform X1 has translation MYETMIICQLSCWVSVKVCAMHLQTHWTVCHTFKPTAHLLSFFLCGSAASPPTRLPPHARTNAASCVRPTPPHPAKAPTLAPQSPTLLPLTTATPAAGPSLRRSGDAGRHDKQQRHQAAGGGGLGPGDLGQPAPQLGSSIWYWLPKGSMSTISDQKKRTLEALQQQYTAAKAKKLQDEQVKSQKKSNFNTPKPKLDAPRKGKAPEITPHQTYAQPSPHKGVAFSSSNRQQKPSASSGNLPTSLSMCAHGSSVWLCTCATNTLNFVGEEINPVYAELSSAFHDNLSKDGVSDLDGTEVVHSVIYDIIQKGGDAGKITKGAKKLKLEKGILLDNYVQRGPRLVDAQARSLLIHSKRSKRHMSLKQHKKCGSFDLDGTFHKYDFYKPMHEMWKDYIRGLMKVTPKKKLSENLLSADLHGALLIVAECKAASYQGVNGIMIRDTAETFGIISEDNRFRVVPKAGSVFILQADCWKVTLIGDKLSPREKLKEDQRQHRGQSQIR, from the exons ATGTATGAGACTATGATCATTTGCCAGTTGTCTTGTTGGGTGTCAGTTAAGGTGTGTGCTATGCACTTGCAAACACACTGGACGGTTTGTCACACTTTTAAG CCCACAGcccaccttctttctttcttcctgtGCGGGAGTGCGGCATCTCCCCCGACGCGACTCCCACCCCACGCGCGAACCAACGCCGCTTCCTGCGTCCGCCCGACGCCGCCGCATCCTGCCAAGGCGCCAACCCTAGCTCCCCAGTCCCCAACTCTGCTCCCACTCACCACGGCCACCCCGGCCGCCGGGCCGTCGCTGCGAAGATCTGGCGATGCCGGCCGCCACGACAAGCAGCAGCGACACCAGGCCGCAGGGGGCGGTGGCCTGGGCCCTGGGGACCTAGGCCAGCCAGCGCCGCAGCTAGGTAGTAG TATCTGGTATTGGCTTCCTAAAGGATCAATGTCGACTATCTCTGATCAGAAGAAACGCACGTTGGAAGCCCTTCAGCAACAGTATACTGCTGCAAAAGCTAAGAAATTGCAAGATGAACAGGTTAAGAGTCAGAAGAAGAGCAATTTTAATACCCCTAAGCCTAAACTTGATGCACCAAGGAAAGGCAAAGCTCCAGAAATCACTCCTCATCAAACATATGCCCAGCCTTCTCCTCATAAAG GTGTAGCATTTTCCAGTTCTAATCGTCAACAAAAGCCTTCCGCGTCCTCAGGTAACCTCCCTACCTCTCTCTCTATGTGTGCACATGGATCAAGTGTATGGCTGTGTACCTGTGCAACAAATACTTTGAACTTTGTAGGTGAAGAAATCAATCCTGTGTATGCCGAACTTTCTTCTGCCTTTCATGACAATTTGTCCAAAGATGGCGTCTCG GATTTGGATGGCACAGAGGTTGTTCACAGTGTTATATATGACATAATTCAGAAAGGCGGAGATGCTGGGAAAATTACAAAGGGAGCCAAAAAGTTGAAGCTGGAAAAAGGGATCCTTTTGGATAATTATGTTCAGAGGGGTCCTAGATTAGTGGATGCCCAAGCAAGATCTTTGCTGATTCATTCAAAGCGATCAAAAAGGCACATGTCTCTGAAACAACATAAGAAATGTGGTTCATTTGATTTAGATGGTACATTCCACAA GTATGACTTCTATAAACCAATGCATGAGATGTGGAAGGACTATATCAGAGGGCTTATGAAAGTAACCCC GAAAAAGAAATTGTCTGAAAACCTCCTTTCAGCAGATCTTCATGGGGCCCTTCTAATAG TCGCAGAATGCAAAGCTGCTTCATATCAAGGTGTAAACGGCATCATGATTCGGGATACTGCAGAGACATTTGGAATTATATCCGAGGACAACCGCTTCCGAG TTGTACCAAAAGCTGGTTCAGTTTTCATACTTCAAGCAGACTGCTGGAAGGTCACACTGATCGGCGACAAGCTCTCGCCCAGGGAGAAGTTGAAGGAGGACCAGCGCCAACACCGTGGGCAATCGCAAATCAGATAG
- the LOC136511475 gene encoding ribonuclease MRP protein subunit POP4-like isoform X3 — translation MYETMIICQLSCWVSVKVCAMHLQTHWTVCHTFKPTAHLLSFFLCGSAASPPTRLPPHARTNAASCVRPTPPHPAKAPTLAPQSPTLLPLTTATPAAGPSLRRSGDAGRHDKQQRHQAAGGGGLGPGDLGQPAPQLGSSIWYWLPKGSMSTISDQKKRTLEALQQQYTAAKAKKLQDEQVKSQKKSNFNTPKPKLDAPRKGKAPEITPHQTYAQPSPHKGVAFSSSNRQQKPSASSGEEINPVYAELSSAFHDNLSKDGVSDLDGTEVVHSVIYDIIQKGGDAGKITKGAKKLKLEKGILLDNYVQRGPRLVDAQARSLLIHSKRSKRHMSLKQHKKCGSFDLDGTFHKYDFYKPMHEMWKDYIRGLMKVTPKKKLSENLLSADLHGALLIVAECKAASYQGVNGIMIRDTAETFGIISEDNRFRVVPKAGSVFILQADCWKVTLIGDKLSPREKLKEDQRQHRGQSQIR, via the exons ATGTATGAGACTATGATCATTTGCCAGTTGTCTTGTTGGGTGTCAGTTAAGGTGTGTGCTATGCACTTGCAAACACACTGGACGGTTTGTCACACTTTTAAG CCCACAGcccaccttctttctttcttcctgtGCGGGAGTGCGGCATCTCCCCCGACGCGACTCCCACCCCACGCGCGAACCAACGCCGCTTCCTGCGTCCGCCCGACGCCGCCGCATCCTGCCAAGGCGCCAACCCTAGCTCCCCAGTCCCCAACTCTGCTCCCACTCACCACGGCCACCCCGGCCGCCGGGCCGTCGCTGCGAAGATCTGGCGATGCCGGCCGCCACGACAAGCAGCAGCGACACCAGGCCGCAGGGGGCGGTGGCCTGGGCCCTGGGGACCTAGGCCAGCCAGCGCCGCAGCTAGGTAGTAG TATCTGGTATTGGCTTCCTAAAGGATCAATGTCGACTATCTCTGATCAGAAGAAACGCACGTTGGAAGCCCTTCAGCAACAGTATACTGCTGCAAAAGCTAAGAAATTGCAAGATGAACAGGTTAAGAGTCAGAAGAAGAGCAATTTTAATACCCCTAAGCCTAAACTTGATGCACCAAGGAAAGGCAAAGCTCCAGAAATCACTCCTCATCAAACATATGCCCAGCCTTCTCCTCATAAAG GTGTAGCATTTTCCAGTTCTAATCGTCAACAAAAGCCTTCCGCGTCCTCAG GTGAAGAAATCAATCCTGTGTATGCCGAACTTTCTTCTGCCTTTCATGACAATTTGTCCAAAGATGGCGTCTCG GATTTGGATGGCACAGAGGTTGTTCACAGTGTTATATATGACATAATTCAGAAAGGCGGAGATGCTGGGAAAATTACAAAGGGAGCCAAAAAGTTGAAGCTGGAAAAAGGGATCCTTTTGGATAATTATGTTCAGAGGGGTCCTAGATTAGTGGATGCCCAAGCAAGATCTTTGCTGATTCATTCAAAGCGATCAAAAAGGCACATGTCTCTGAAACAACATAAGAAATGTGGTTCATTTGATTTAGATGGTACATTCCACAA GTATGACTTCTATAAACCAATGCATGAGATGTGGAAGGACTATATCAGAGGGCTTATGAAAGTAACCCC GAAAAAGAAATTGTCTGAAAACCTCCTTTCAGCAGATCTTCATGGGGCCCTTCTAATAG TCGCAGAATGCAAAGCTGCTTCATATCAAGGTGTAAACGGCATCATGATTCGGGATACTGCAGAGACATTTGGAATTATATCCGAGGACAACCGCTTCCGAG TTGTACCAAAAGCTGGTTCAGTTTTCATACTTCAAGCAGACTGCTGGAAGGTCACACTGATCGGCGACAAGCTCTCGCCCAGGGAGAAGTTGAAGGAGGACCAGCGCCAACACCGTGGGCAATCGCAAATCAGATAG